Proteins encoded together in one Coffea arabica cultivar ET-39 chromosome 2c, Coffea Arabica ET-39 HiFi, whole genome shotgun sequence window:
- the LOC140035494 gene encoding uncharacterized protein — protein sequence MSTESAKVIGECLGTFVDVDTDADGLPWGKYMRIRVSLDIIEPLKRMLLISHGGEELRLPLQYERLRNICFYCGPFGHGNQEPNITSRDKDSILNKSPHSSPDHVENAATAVIVVDKDTVFNSTTARVEGHGLIRQTLEDISSIMLIDDGPNRGSLLHCPAAASIDAHLSSQVVERLKLKINFFGISVNADGRSGRLAFLWAKDIDVSLLGISHRYIDAVVRVNPDTPHWRITGVYEEPDTSLRREAWAKFRTLKHRSQLPWLYLGDFNEILDPDEFDGSDPRPQWQIDQFRGALAHCDLSDLDFTGHHYTWFRNTSSHLAAKARLDRACANPAWCLMFLWFSVQHLFSHVSDYRPIMVAATDRPSDFSTRRRRPFRFEAIWLKSENCARVIQRQWNSSKEVPQNLNNYKLGLMHWSKASFGNVKLEMERLKERIDILQQGPISDTSKNTSFFHAYASKRRDTNTIKGLHNSDGSWCENPKDIEAIILDHLGKLFAHSNQSERDIQAVIERIRVKVTPEMNRRLFETFMAKEESTRCGKLKGITINAQAPSISHLLFADDTLLFGRASLEEAVSFHQVIQLYERAYGQCVNFDKSAITFSPNVAQDGWKEKSLSRADKEVLLKAVVQAILTYTMSCFLLPDNILRDIQSMAADFWWGDQSETHKTHWVNWNRLCMPKNQGGLGFRNMKAFNYAMLGKQAWRILTTPTPLLHHVLKAKYFPTTDFLYATLGYRPSFTWRGILEGWKALNIGCRLRVGSGGSIHLIHQDLRSWNTAFIDGIFWEEEVSLIKSLPLSKHLMNDRWIGHFTQNGKFSVRSAYHAIMDSDILDVGQTAQASSSAGNDPVWKKLWSFDVPNKKKHFLWRICHNSLPTPDNLQKRRIPVENICLVCNEPSGGLTHLLFECPVSVQIWALSFLARKIRACCQPFAAAWVREILGNLLPKDCEDFAVLSYEIWNNKNDALFNGRIQDPLTLVSYALNSQTAFREANLQAAPVPSPRPSSLWTPPRAPHFKVNFDAFVSTIHRVVRIGVVIRDCEGQFIAGLFRKIPIQTSADLAEALAAREAVSLARTLMIPSFILEGDASSVVKQISSSDEILSDLGTVIEDIRLSLLNLPILNVVWTPREANRVAHSLAQFARSSSLSESLWNFPRLLPNSWCWTISSNLINTTSFTFSKKENGNGVLVQQEVGKAHI from the exons ATGTCCACTGAATCTGCAAAAGTAATTGGTGAATGCCTGGGCACCTTCGTTGATGTTGATACAGATGCCGACGGCTTGCCATGGGGTAAATATATGCGCATCCGTGTCTCTCTAGATATTATTGAACCGCTGAAACGAATGTTGCTGATCTCACATGGAGGGGAGGAGCTTAGGTTGCCGCTGCAATATGAAAGGCTCCGAAACATCTGTTTCTATTGTGGTCCCTTTGGCCATG GGAATCAGGAACCAAATATTACGAGCAGGGATAAGGACTCGATTTTAAACAAGTCTCCGCATTCATCTCCTGATCATGTGGAGAATGCAGCAACTGCCGTCATTGTTGTAGACAAAGACACAGTTTTTAATTCTACCACGGCACGCGTGGAAGGTCATGGCCTTATTAGGCAAACACTGGAGGACATTTCAAGCATTATGCTCATTGACGATGGACCTAACCGGGGCTCTCTTCTGCATTGTCCAGCCGCGGCCTCCATAGATGCCCACTTGAGTAGCCA AGTAGTTGAACggctaaaattgaaaattaactTCTTTGGAATCTCCGTTAATGCTGATGGTCGCTCTGGTAGGCTTGCCTTTCTTTGGGCTAAAGATATCGATGTCTCGCTTCTAGGGATCTCCCATCGATATATTGATGCAGTTGTCCGCGTTAACCCCGACACGCCACATTGGCGTATAACTGGAGTATATGAAGAGCCAGACACATCTCTTAGGCGTGAGGCATGGGCCAAGTTTAGGACTTTAAAGCATCGTTCACAGCTGCCCTGGCTTTATTTAGGGGACTTCAATGAAATATTGGATCCTGACGAGTTCGATGGAAGTGACCCTCGGCCACAATGGCAAATCGATCAATTCCGAGGTGCTCTCGCTCACTGTGACCTCTCCGATCTCGATTTTACTGGCCATCACTATACCTGGTTTCGAAACACTAGTTCTCACCTTGCAGCTAAAGCCCGCCTTGATCGTGCCTGTGCTAACCCTGCCTGGTGCTTAATGTTCCTATGGTTTTCTGTGCAACATTTGTTTTCCCATGTGTCCGACTATAGGCCTATCATGGTAGCAGCTACCGATCGACCCTCTGATTTTTCTACAAGGAGAAGGCGTCCTTTTCGCTTCGAAGCCATATGGTTAAAATCTGAGAATTGTGCTCGTGTTATCCAACGCCAATGGAATTCTAGCAAGGAGGTTCCCCAAAATCTTAACAACTACAAGCTGGGTTTGATGCACTGGAGCAAAGCTTCATTCGGTAATGTCAAATTGGAGATGGAGCGGCTCAAGGAGCGCATCGATATCCTTCAACAAGGTCCTATTTCGGATActtcaaa GAACACCTCCTTCTTCCATGCCTATGCGTCCAAAAGGCGAGATACTAACACGATCAAAGGTCTTCATAACTCGGATGGTTCATGGTGTGAAAACCCGAAGGACATCGAGGCAATTATCCTTGATCACCTTGGCAAACTTTTTGCCCATTCAAATCAGTCCGAGAGGGATATACAAGCTGTCATAGAACGTATCCGAGTCAAGGTAACACCAGAGATGAATAGGCGCCTTTTCGAGACTTTCATGGCAAAAGAG GAATCCACAAGATGTGGCAAGTTGAAAGGGATTACAATAAATGCACAAGCTCCGTCAATATCGCATCTTCTATTTGCTGACGATACCCTTCTCTTTGGACGTGCCTCTCTGGAAGAAGCCGTATCCTTCCATCAGGTCATCCAACTATACGAAAGAGCTTATGGGCAGTGTGTTAACTTTGATAAATCTGCAATTACTTTTAGCCCCAACGTAGCACAGGAT GGCTGGAAGGAGAAGAGCTTGTCTCGGGCTGATAAGGAAGTACTGCTTAAAGCTGTTGTCCAAGCCATTCTTACGTATACTATGTCGTGTTTTCTCCTCCCTGACAACATCCTAAGGGACATCCAATCCATGGCTGCCGACTTCTGGTGGGGTGATCAGTCAGAGACACATAAGACACATTGGGTCAACTGGAATAGATTATGTATGCCCAAAAATCAAGGTGGATTAGGCTTTCGGAACATGAAAGCCTTCAACTATGCTATGCTAGGGAAACAAGCTTGGAGGATTCTTACTACACCAACACCCCTTCTTCATCATGTCCTCAAAGCCAAATATTTTCCCACGACGGATTTTCTCTACGCGACGTTGGGATATCGTCCTTCATTCACATGGCGAGGAATCCTTGAGGGATGGAAAGCCCTAAACATTGGTTGCAGATTACGAGTAGGCTCCGGGGGCTCTATTC ATCTTATCCATCAAGACCTCCGCAGCTGGAACACCGCTTTTATTGACGGAATATTCTGGGAAGAGGAAGTTTCTTTGATTAAGAGCTTGCCTCTTTCCAAACACTTGATGAACGATAGATGGATTGGGCACTTTACACAGAATGGCAAGTTCTCGGTTCGAAGCGCTTATCATGCAATAATGGATTCTGACATCCTTGATGTTGGTCAGACAGCGCAAGCATCCTCTAGTGCTGGGAACGATCCAGTTTGGAAGAAGCTCTGGTCATTTGATGTCCCGAACAAGAAGAAGCATTTCCTCTGGCGTATTTGTCACAACTCCCTCCCCACACCAGACAATCTCCAAAAACGAAGGATACCTGTCGAGAACATATGTTTGGTGTGCAATGAACCATCTGGTGGCTTAACCCATCTTCTTTTCGAATGTCCTGTCTCGGTTCAAATCTGGGCGCTTAGCTTCCTGGCGAGGAAAATCCGGGCTTGTTGTCAACCCTTTGCAGCTGCTTGGGTACGGGAGATTCTTGGAAACTTACTACCTAAAGACTGCGAGGATTTTGCTGTTCTCAGTTATGAAATCTGGAACAACAAAAATGACGCTCTCTTCAATGGTAGGATTCAGGATCCCTTAACTTTGGTTAGCTATGCTCTTAATAGTCAGACAGCCTTTCGTGAGGCAAACCTCCAAGCTGCGCCCGTCCCGTCACCAAGGCCTTCTTCCCTTTGGACTCCGCCGCGCGCCCCCCACTTCAAAGTCAACTTTGATGCCTTTGTATCCACAATTCACCGTGTTGTTAGGATTGGTGTGGTTATTCGTGACTGTGAGGGCCAGTTTATTGCCGGCTTATTCAGGAAAATCCCAATCCAAACTAGTGCAGACCTGGCAGAGGCTCTTGCTGCAAGGGAGGCGGTATCGCTGGCTAGAACTTTGATGATTCCAAGCTTCATACTTGAGGGGGACGCGTCCTCAGTGGTTAAGCAGATTAGTAGCTCAGATGAGATTCTCTCTGACCTCGGCACTGTTATAGAGGACATCCGTCTTTCCTTGCTCAATCTACCCATTTTGAATGTAGTCTGGACACCTAGAGAAGCAAATAGGGTTGCGCATAGTTTAGCACAGTTTGCTAGATCTTCCAGTCTCTCTGAATCTCTCTGGAACTTCCCCCGACTTTTGCCAAATAGTTGGTGCTGGACGATATCCAGCAATCTAATTAATACAACCTCTtttactttttcaaaaaaagagAATGGGAATGGCGTACTAGTACAGCAAGAAGTAGGAAAGGCACACATATGA